The DNA window AGGACCTAAAGTTTCATGTTCTTTGTACCTTTGTTTGGAAATTAAGTACATTTGAACATCTATTTTTGGAAACGGTTCAAGTATCCCTTCTGAGTTCAGTAAGGGTGATCAGATTTTGACATTTTAAAAAGATACTAATTTCAAAAGTCAGTATGTGGTTTCCCATTTGTTGTTATCGCAGCATACTGAAACTCCTCTAGTGTGGATAGACTTCCAGATTTTTTCCTATTACATTTTGTCTTACAAATATTTGAATAACCCTTCCTCAGTAAACCCAAGTACCTTGTTGTAATAAATAGGGCCATCTCAGTCATTGCGGTGTCCTGTAGATTCATTGGTAGTGCTCCGGTATTGAGGTGTCCTGTAGATTCATTGGTAGTACTCCGTCATTGCGGTGTCCTGTAGATTCATTGTTAGTCCTCCGTCATTGCAGTGTCCTGTAGATTCATTGTTATTCCTCCGTCATTGCGGTGTTGTGTAGATTCATTGTTAGTGCTCCGTCATTGCAGTGTCGTGTAGATTCATTGTTAGTCCTCCGTCATTGCAGTGTCCTGTAGATTCATTGTTAGTCCTCCGTTATTGCAGTGTCCTGTAGATTCATTGTCAGTACTCCGTCATTGTAGTGTCCTGTAGATTCATTATTAGTCCTCCGTCATTGCTGTGTCGTGTAGATTCATTGTTAGTGCTCCGTCATTGTGGTATCCTGTAGATTCATTGTTAGTCCTCCGTCATTACAGTGTCCTGTAGATTCATTGTTAGTCCTCCGTTATTGCGGTGTCCTGTAGATTCATTGTTAGTCCTCCGTTATTGCAGTGTCCTGTAGATTCATTGTTAGTCCTCCGTCATTGCAGTGTCCTGTAGATTCATTGTTAGTCCTCCGTTATTGCGGTGTCCTGTAGATTCATTGGTAGTGCTCCGTCATTGCGGTGTCCTGTGGATTCATTGTTAGTCCTCCGTCAGTTATTGCGGTGTCCTGTATATTCATTGTTAGTGCTCCGTCATTGCGGTGTCCTGTGGATTCATTGTTAGTCCTCCGTCAGTTATTGCGGTGTTCTGTATATTCATTGTTAGTGCTCCGTCATTGCGGTGTCCTGTGGATTCATTGTTAGTCCTCCGTCAGTTATTGCGGTGTTCTGTATATTCATTGTTAGTGCTCCGTCATTGCGTTGTCCTGTAGATTCATTGTTAGTGCTCCGTCATTGCTGTGTCCTGTAGATTCATTGTTGGTGTTTCATCATTGCGGTGTCCTGTCCATTCATTGGTGGGGCTTCATCATTGCGGTGTCTTGTAGATTCATTGGAAATGCTCCATCAACAGTGTGCTGTAGCATGAACATGGCATCAATGCTCCATAGAGTATATAGATGATGTTATTTCCTTGTGTTGTGTTGGTACAGTGCCATTACCCTGCtctagtgtcattagtgtctgcttCTCACTACAGCAGAGGTATGGCATTAGCTCCTGAGAAGAGAGAAGACAAAGTTAAGCATAAGATTCATATAgctgtattttttattattgtgaAGACTGCCTTTATGGATGAGCTGTGTTGGTTTTTTAGAAGTGCAAACTATTATCGAGACCTAACCAGTGGAGGGGTATCTCAGTTTTAACCACTGTTTGTTCAAATTTGTAATtcataaaattgaaaaattatatttatagctCATTGTTTTATTACTTTTCCTTCACTGCTgattttttcctttgtatttcaacACATAAGTCTAGAATGAAACTAATAAAATATTGAATGACTCATTGCTGATCACTGTGATCATTTATAAATGTTCTCCTTTTCTTTTACAGGATGGCTGCGTTCATTGTGATCTCTGCTGAAGCGCCGTGTTGTTGTATGTTTGTGGAGTTTGTTCAAAAATATTCGAATTGGGTTGAAACTCGACCTCATTGGCAGAAAGCAGCATTTTATGTGATGTAAGAGTAGTTAGATTTCCCTTTTTTACACttattttcatgaatttctttACTTATTTGAGAGTTTTCTAAGCCAAGTATTGCCTGTGTAAAAGTTAAATCTGATTCTCTTTTCTGTGGATTATTTTAAGCTTTAGGTTTTATAGTCTCTCTAAATGATGTTGAAAGGAACTTGGAATCTTTCACATTGTATTTGcggtagattttccttttttatatataaattacatacagtatattatagtaAATTGTTTGTGTGTTTTGTAGCAGTAGATATTTTGGTGAGGGAAGAAGTAATCATATAGTTAAGCAAGCAATGAAGACAGTACTGTAGAATGATTTTGTGGAGAAAAGTATagggattttaataaaaaaaggtaGCCTTCCGGCAAGAATTATGAAAGCAGCTCCTGTAGGAATGAATTTGGATGCTGATCTTTAATGGCTGTAAAAAGGTAAGTTGAGAAGTATTGTTTGCCTTATTTATAGATAGTTACATGAGTGGAGATTATGTAAAAGTAGTTTTGTAAAGGTTATTTTCATGTAAAAAGATGGGTTAAGTCAGTTTGAAGTTACATACAACACCCACTAAATAGTGGAGGTAACCCAAAAAGTGCTGTATCAATGGAGAAAAGGTCTTGGGATTAGTATTTGGTAGATTCTGGTAGAAGAATAGATTGAAGTCTAGAAGCagctacaggagagagagagaaaatgcggtTAGGAAGGAATCATCATGTGAACACAAgtgaaagataaaagaattttGTGTAGCAATGTAGAGGGGGTGAGGTTGATGCATTGCTTGTCAGTTATTTTGTTTAGGTATATAAAGtagctgctgcttcctccgatgccttagatgaccgcggaggtagcagcagtaggggattcagcattatgaagcttcatctgtggtggataacgggggagggtgggctgtggcaccctagcagtaccagctgaactcagttgagtcccttgttaggctgggaggaacgtagagagtagaggtcccttttttgtttttgtttcatttgttgatgtcggctaccccccaaaattgggagaagtgccttggtatatgtatgtatgttataaagtAGCTGTTATTTCGTTGGAAGGTTCTTCCTTAattcaagtactgtataagaattcaGTTTACTTCATGTATGTAaaacaattatctttttattttgtgaGCAATACCAATTGTGTAAAGATTGGTGAATTTTGAAATGGTTGAACTATCATATGAAAAGTGTTAGATCAAGCTCCTTATAGTTTTTACACTCCTCCTTCTTACAGCATATCATTACCAGCAATCATCATGTGCCCAGGCTTATCCACAGTGTTCGGATCTGGACTCATTTTTGTGACGGGGGTGTTGTATGGCTTGATGGCTCTTGGCAGAAAGTAAGTCACTGTTAagctttttgttatttttattaatatgtaaCATTAACTCTTCTTCTTCTCTAACTAATTATATTAGATTTTTACATTATCATCCTATTTTGCTTTATTATAATCTTGAAAGTCAAAGGTCACATGGCAATGTTTGTTATTGCAGGTTAAATTTTATTGTTTAAAAGTATAGTACAGTACTAAATAATGGGAGAAATGAAAGGAAGACTTCAACTTCAATCTAGTAGTGTTATAACTTGTATGTGGAACTATTTCCAGTTGTTCAACAAGTAAATTATTTAGGACTTACTTTATCCACTTGAGAAAAACTAATCTAATTTTGTGCCGAGACGTAGCATTTGTTGAGAAAATTAAGTTTTTCCTTAAATAGTATTTCATGAAAGATTCTTGATGTATCATCTTTAGTTATGTAATGTAAATGTATACTTAAAGTATTTTTAAAATCATCCATTTAAGTTGAAAATTATATACTTGAAGTTTTGTATTCTATGTTTAATAAAACTTaggaatgggataaaagtaatttGGACATAATATTGCACTATGATAGGTATGCCTTTCATGATAATTTTCAGTAGATGTTTGTTACAGTTTTCTTCAATTAATTGGGTCAAGGGAATTTAGTTTCAGGACCTTTGTTCTTGAGAAGTTTTCCACCACCTTACCGCCATTTTATCTCGGATGGTTATAAAATATGATTGGATATTTTACTGTACATATCCCAAATTACAATTTGGATAGATTCTTAACTCAGAGAGACAAAGTTATACTATACttcattgttaacccttttacccccaggctatttagaactttccatcccttaacccccactggttattttttattcaagcacattttgcagtttatatttttcaaattgctctaacagccttaattttcatcatagagaggtcaggttggtctcattctcttgggaaatggctgaaatttctcaaaaaattatcaaaaaaataaaaaaaaattgtaaatagcagttttttgcaatgacgtaccgatacgtccatgggggtaaagggatgtgttttgtgaaacgtaccagtacgtccttttgggggtaaaagggttaaaaattatatatatttttttaatctttcaaccTGCTGTGGCCTGTGAAAACATTTGCCAGGTACCGGTACTTGCAAAGAGCAGAAAATTCCATGAAAGTTAAAATTAAAACTGTAACTTATGTATGAGACTATCGCCTCTGGAAAATCCACTTTGGAATATTTTCTTCCCGTGAAGAACAAGCCAGCTTTAATTTGTAATATTCTAGTTTCATACTCTTGGCAAGATATTCTACTTGAATAATAGTTTGATTAGCCTTGGAAGTGGAAGTATTTAAGCTCCTGAAGCAAAAATGTTGaggcttttattatttttttttataactttcttaTTCTCTGAGTGTTCATTATGGCTTTGAAATGAACAAAACTAACTaacttttatttaacatttgtaatGGGAAAATTACCTAAAAAACATGAACATGGTGCTAGTCAGATAAGATAACATAAGTTATGATCCTTTAACAGCTATAACATACAAGGTCTGATGTtgcaaaaactgaaaaaaaggtaACATTTTGCAAGGTGCAATCTGTCCTATCAGAAAAGGCTTTCGTGCAAGTTGTTGTCTATAGGGGTTGAGTCATGAACCATGCTCCATTTTGCTCTAACTTTAATTTAATAAAGTACAGTATACTGCAAGTTTTCTTGATATTTGTTTCAAGTTAGTCCCTGtcttaatgatataaataattttcttcagATTTAAGGTGGTGTCCATGTGTGTGTCTGATTAATCGAACCATAGTATTatcaatataaatgaaattttttttagtatttagttGAATATTGATCTTCATACTATACAGTGCAGTTTAGAAttagtatcaaaattatattttctcataagtgaatattttttatatctgGATTTTCATTAGATGTTGTACATAGTACTATATTTTTTAAGTTTATTGTTTGTGTAAGAGGAGGCAAAAGAGTATATGATATGATTTCATAGATTAGTCACAGCTGAAAAGTATGTTTATGACATAAGCTGAATTACAATTTTGATGGAAAGTTTTTATACAGATTAAAAGAATTATGGTGTTGAGGTCTGTAGCagttgctttgtgtgtgtgtgtatttttaggaTGGTAATTTACAGCGACAGACATTTGGTGTTGGACATATCCTAGGTTGCATCTGTAATCTAATGCTGTTGTAGAGTGGACTAAATTTCATGTCCAAAACAAGATTATTCATTGTGTTTGGGAATGCTGAAAATTACTAATACGCTTTTTTAAAAGAGTTGCAGTAGTGTATGATATAATGATATTTGTACAGTGGTATCAAATATCAGTCATAATATCTACCTCAGGTCTTGTATGGGTTTGTTTCATGCTAATTTATATGATCTATGAACTGAGAGGACCAAGTTTTGTCAGACTGCAGTAGAAGTAAAGGAATATTCTTATATACTTTACACTGGAGTGGCAATTGATCACAAGGTTTCAAAAACACTGAACACTGGCATAAGCTAGAAAACTGTCCTAACTCTGTAATATGATTTGTTTTCATCTAACATCTCTTGATTTTATGTTTTCTTGGGAAAAGGGTTTTCAAAACATTTGATTGCTTGAATAATTTTTGAAAGCAAAACCATGTCACGTTTCctgtttatgttttttatatatagagATGTAAATTTTTGATGTCCAACAGGGGAGAGAGGGCTGCTCATATCTCAACTCCAGCTTCATCTCACTCTCAGAATGGGCTTCCTGCTGTTTAAGGTTTTGAATCCTGTAGTTTCTGTAGCAGTATGTATATCGTTCTCCATTGTACCTAGTTCATTTAAATATGTATGTGCTTGCGTCTAACAGATACAGTACTCTAATACTATCCTACTGCAGCAAGGCAATAAATTCCAAACGTAAGCTATGCCGATAGGACTATTATTTTTCTGTAAATGATTTCTGTCTGATCTCTTGACTCTTCTGTAGTGATCATACAATGGATTATTTTTACATTCAGAATACACCCATATCACGCGAATGATGAAGGCATGTGGTTGTGCAGCATATTGGTTTACAAAATCACagaatttacagtttttttttatttctaattctatgTATTCCCTGCAACTATATCAGTTGTCAGCAGTCTTTTCCTTAGATGGTGTCTTTAGTTTTTCTAAGGAACTATTTTATTTAGATTAGAAAGCTCTTGTTATAGTTGCTGAGGACCTATCATTATCAACTTCTAACCTCAAACTTtatttgcaagtctttcctttctcCGTGAGTAGCATTTCAATACttttgcttggagactagcatagtaaATTTATAATTTGGTCACCATCAATGAGCATTTCACTGGAATGGTATAAGTTGCTCGGAATTTTATAGTGTTTTGTGGTATTTGAAGCTCCATCATGCACCTTCTTGAGATTGTGTGTGAAATTTTAGGCTTGGGGCTACTTAAGATGGTATTTGAATTTAATATGGTAAGGATGATATAGTTTGGAAAGTCAAATGATGGTAGCCTTAAACACATGGAGGTGCTTTGGACACTTTTTGACTTTGGAAGGATGAGCTTGGAGATGGGAATCATGCTTAATAGGATTAGCTAAGATAGTAATAGAAATAGACTAAAACCTGTTTTGATAGTAATTGAAATAAACAAAAGCCTAGcaattgaaataaagaataaagCTATTTCTGCCCAAACCTGCAAAGGAAGCACTTGCAATTTGTTTTCACATGTTCTATATGATgaatttaatatcaaatatttctgtattatacaactttttttaaacaatttttatgcCTAATTTCAGGTTATTTCTCAAAGTTAAAAT is part of the Palaemon carinicauda isolate YSFRI2023 chromosome 15, ASM3689809v2, whole genome shotgun sequence genome and encodes:
- the LOC137654749 gene encoding calcium channel flower homolog isoform X3 codes for the protein MNAPLQQEAIPWWQKYGARGVGCGGGIIALCLGVFNCITVYPLCIVAGIWQMMAAFIVISAEAPCCCMFVEFVQKYSNWVETRPHWQKAAFYVIISLPAIIMCPGLSTVFGSGLIFVTGVLYGLMALGRKGERAAHISTPASSHSQNGLPAV